ACTAATAACATCCTTAACACCATTTTTATAAATAGCTATGAAATCAACTTTGTTAAAGCCTTTCCTTAGCTCTACTTCAGCCCAGCCCCTTTGTAGTGCACCTACCTCTACTAGGATAGGGTCATAAGCAGGAACATAATTGGGTCTATTGGTATCAACGCTAGTATTATAATAAACATCTATGGTTACGGTAGTGCCTTCTGGAGCTGTAAAAGCCAACACCATATTGTTATCACTTACCACCATATTTCTACTGGGCGTAATCACTTTTATAGATTGTTCCTCCACCTTAGCCTCCTGTGCTGATTCTTGGGTAGTAGTAGTAGTGTTATTAGCATATGCCACAGTACTGCAGCTGCCTAATATAAAAAGTACAACTGTACTAACTATCAATTTTCTTATCATATTAATACCTCCCATCAAGCAGATAAATGTATTCATTATGATTATATAAAACTTATGTTACAGTCATATTACAGCAAAATTAAAAATAAATTACACATTTTTCCTGTTGATTAATCATATGCTAATTCCCTCTTGACTAAAGGTATAGAAATTGTTACCCTTGTTCCCCTACTTTCTTCACCACTGAAAATTTCAATTTCTCCGTCATGGGCCTCAATAATCTGTTTTGCAATAGATAGTCCTAGGCCGGTCCCCCCCATTTCCCGGGATCTTGCCTTATCCACACGATAGAATCTTTCGAATATTCTAGGTAAATGTTGGCTTGGTATACCGATTCCATTGTCCTGAATGATAACTTCTGCATGATTGTTTTCCTGATGTACCTTTATTTTTATCTTTCCTGATTCCCCAGTATACTTAATGGCATTACTGAGGATATTTAAAACAACCTGCTCCATTCTATCCTTATCTACTAGAACAAAAATAGCTTCTTCCGCACCTATGTATTCTAATTGTTGCTTTTTATTTTTTGCTGAAACCTCTAACTTTAATATGGAATTTTTTACAATTTCATTGATATCAATTTCAGCTTTATTCCATTTTGATTTTTTATAATCTAATTTTGATAACTGCAGTAACTCCTGTACTAGTCTTGTCATTCTATCAGTTTCACTATTGATTACATTTAACCAATCAGTGGCTAACCCTTTGTCCTCCAGGACTCCATCCAATAGACTTTCCGTGTAGCTTTTTATGGTAGTTAGGGGTGTCCTTAACTCATGGGAAACATTTGCTACAAACTCTTTTCTCATATTTTCTAGTTTTTCATATTCTGTAACATCCTGAAGCAGTACAACAATCCCTTCTAAATCACCATTTTCCCTAAGAATAGGGGCATACTTGGCCCTTAGCTTTACATTCCCTTCTACATCAATAATTTCATTACCATACCATTTTTTCTTTTCCTCAAAAAAGCCTAGGGTTAATTTTTTATTTAATGAGGAAAAAACATCATCGAAGGTTTTATTTGTTAACGTTTCACCCTGTAATTTTAGCATTCTTAAGGCTATAGGATTAGCATGAATAATTTTCCCTTCTGCGGTGGTGGCAATCAATCCATCTGCCATGTTGTTGATGATCGTATCCATTTTCTTTTTTTCATTAGAAATCTCTTGTAATACCGTCCTTAGTCTAGCCGTGAGATAATTAAACATACTGGCTAATTGACCAATTTCATCATCGGATTTTACTTCAACCACTTGATCAAAATCTCCTCTAGCCATCTTTTCTGCCTTAATAGTAACATCATTAATAGGACCTGTGATGCTTTTAGCAACAAAATAGCCCAGGACAAAAGTAATAAATAGGGCTAGCATCGTTGCCCTAGTAAGAATAGATTTTGATTGATCTAAGGTTCGGTAGATGTCCTCTAAATTTTGTCTTAAGTAAACAGCCCCTGTAATACGACTATGCTCATCGTAAAGGGGAAAAATCATATTTTTTGAACTCCTCTGATTCTCTTGGCTGGAGACAATATCCTTTTCCTTTATTTCTCCATGAAAACCCGATAAAATTAAGTCGGAATCTAAAATATACATAGCATTTTGATTCCAATAGGATAGATTGGTGCTAGAAATAATGGTGAAATCATTATTTTTCTCTATTACATAGATCTCCATCCCCATTTTTTCATAGGGACTAATATTTTTTTGTATTTCCTCTTTATTGTTCTGCCAATCAATCTCCTCTAGGGTTGTCATAACACTACCGGCTATTTGAGTAAGGTTTCCCCTCACCACGTCCAAATGATATTGTTCAAATTGTTGAATAATAAAAACTCCTATAATTACCATCGCCATAAATACTAGCAAAAAATAAATAGTAATAAACTTAAATCTTATACCCTTAAACATACTAAGCCCTCCTGAAGTAATAACCTACTCCTCTTTTTGTGAGTATATACTTAGGACTACTGGCATCTTCCTCTACCTTCTCCCTCAGTCTTCTTATTGTAACATCTACTGTCCTTATGTCTCCATAGTATTCATATCCCCAAACTTCCTTAAGTAACTGTTCCCTTGAAAACACCTGTTCAGTTTGAACAGCTAAAAATTTTAATAGCTCAAATTCCCTAGAGGTTAATTCAATGACAGTGTTTTCTTTTTTCACTTCGTACTTATTAAAGTCAATAACCAATCCTCCCGAGGTAATAATAGATGCTTTTTTATCTCCAACCGGTGTATTCATACGTCTTAAATTAGCCTTTACTCGAGCTAAAAGCTCCCTCATACCAAAAGGCTTTGTTATGTAATCATCGGCTCCCATTTCCAAGCCCAGTACCTTGTCTACTTCCTCTTCCTTTGCCGTCAACATTAAAATAGGTATTGTAGAGGCTTCTCTAATCTTTCTACATACCTGAAATCCATCTAATTTAGGTAGCATAACATCCAGCAGGATTAAGTCAGGATTACCTTGAGAAACCTTACTCAGTGCTTCTTCTCCGTCATAAGCCAGCTCTACTTTGTATCCTTCCTTTTCTAAGTTAAACTTCAATATATCTGAGATTGGCTTTTCATCTTCTACAATTAATATCCTTGTCTCCATCTCCAATCACCTCATTAAGTATTTATATATTAAATTATTCTACTTTTTTCATAATTTTCCTGCTAGATCTATTTAATGTTAATTTTTGCCTTTTGTGTTGTTGTTTAAGCAAAAAATAAATAACGGAGAAATAAATTCTCCGTTACTGGTTTAAACTATTTAAAATAAATGAATAAATTCCTTTATATCCTTACCCTCTCCCAAATCCCTAAGGATATTCAATAGAGCTTCAATACCATGAATATCCACAAAATCCCTTATAATTCTAAAGGATTGGGTATAGGCTAAATAATCGTCTAATTGGTGAAATTCTTTTGTCAATATGTCTAAAGTGTATTCCTCATCTTCAAAAACTGCGTCCTTACCCCACTCATACTCATCAACCATATACTCAAAATAAAGACTAATTCCTTCTGTAAACCACAAAGGAAAGTTTCCTTTTGCTACATGATCTGTAAATAAATGAACCAATTCATGAAGAAATGGTCCTTGGGAATAAAAAATTCTATCTATTTCTTCTAAATCCTTTACCCAATGAACTGGATTTAAAAGATGGATACTATCTCCGTAATAAACCCCCATTGGCACAGGCCCCTGTCTTAGCATGGTATTTCTCATCAGAGCCCTAGGGTCATCATATAGAACTACCAATATCTTTTCTTCAGTTTTGTACTGAAAAACCTCCTCAACAGTCCTATATTTATCCTCTGCTGTTTTAGCCACTAAGTCCACGATTTCTTGGTCAATCCCATCATCATAACAAATAATAAAATGCTCCGTTGTAATAAAGTCGTAGTTCCCGACTCTATAGGAAACAATGGTGTTTTCCATCCCCCTAAGCATAGGACGAAGGGTAGCTATCGTGCTAGAGGGATACATTCTATAAGCTGCAAATCCTATAATGGATAAAAAGCTTACCACCATAAAAACCTTCAGTAGAATTTCTTTTGTTTTCATGCTTTTGTCCCCCTTACTATTTTGAAAATATAAAGGGGTAAGGTAAATCCATTATACCATAAAACCCTGCTATCTACTAGAATTCCCCCTGTTGAAATTAATGGGATTTCTCCCACTAGATAATCACCTTTTTTTAAAAGTCGCATAATCTATTATATAAGAATGATAAATTAATTGACTAAGTATTGTAGTTAGCTGTTTATAGTTAACCAGTACTTCTGTGAATTTAAAGTTAAAGGGGGACATAATGTGTTTGGTTATTCAAGTGTTGTGGAAGATCTTGTTATTGAAAAGTTGTTGAGTTCTAACGGAGAACACATCCCTGTTATTATAACTGGTGATGGGTGTCAATGTGATGATTTAGAAAAATGTGTCCAGGATTTAGGAGGTGTTGTTAAACATAAGCTACCCCTTATTAATGCTGTTGCCGCTTATATTCCACCTGTTGGAGTTAGAAGTGTGGCTAGAGAAAGGGCTGTTAGTAAGGTGCTTTTTGACGACATGGTCTTTAAGTTAATGGATATCGCCTCTGTTACAGTGGCAGCAGATTATGCCAATGAGCATGGTCTAACAGGAAAAGGAGTTACAGTAGCAGTAGTGGATTCAGGGGTATATCCCCATAGTGATTTAACTACACCCACCAACCGTATTATAGGGTTTGTAGATTTTGTTAACAAAAAAAACACTCCCTATGATGACGATGGTCATGGCACCCATGTGGCAGGGATTGTAGCCGGTAATGGCTTTGCATCAACTGGTAAGTATATGGGTATTGCTCCTGATGCCAATATTGTTGGGGTAAAGGTATTAAACAAGGATGGTGGAGGTAGTATTTCTGATGTTATAGCAGGGGTTCAATGGGTTGTGGATAATAAAAACCGTTACAATATCAAAGTTATGACCATGTCCTTAGGTACTAAAGCAAAATCTTCTTATAGAGAGGATCCCTTATGTAAAGCTGTTGATAGTGCTGCTGCCCAAGGTATAACTGTTGTGGTGGCTGCTGGTAATAGTGGTCCTGACACCTCTACCATCAATTCTCCCGCCATTAGCCCAAATATTATAGCAGTAGGAGCTTGTAACGACCGTACTGCATCTAATCCAAAAAACTGTAAAATTGCTGATTTTTCTAGTAGAGGTCCTACTCCTGATGGCATCCATAAGCCAGATATCCTAGCACCAGGAGTAGACATTAACTCTCTGAGTAATAAGGATAATGGTTACCGTAGTCTATCAGGCACCTCTATGGCTACCCCTATAGTAGCAGGTTGTGCTGCTTTATTATATGAAAACAACCCAAGACTTACACCACAGGAAACTAAAAATTTAATGATAAAAAACTCAGTTGGTCTAGGCTATGGTCCAGATGTTGAGGGATCAGGATTGATTGATATTAAAAGAATGATAGATACTACAAATCCAACGCCTCAACCTCGACCACCTCAACAAAATCCAGAAAATAAAAACCAAGGTTCAAAGAACTTCTTCTCTATATTTGATGGTTGGCTTTGGGTAATGGTGATTGTTCTTTTAATACTAATTATATAAAAGTAGAGTGGATCTTGGTTTCCTGGCAGTTCCTTATACGAAATAAAAAAAGCCACCTTTTTAGGTGGCTTAATAACTTACAAATTGTAATGGGTTAATAGGTGACCCATTTCTTCTTACTTCAAAGTGAAGATGGGGTCCTGTACTTCTCCCGGTATTTCCTACCTTTGCTATTTCTTGTCCCTTAAATACCCTGTCTCCTGTCTTAACTAAAAGCTTACTACAGTGGGCATAGTAGGTTTGATAACCATTTTCATGATTTATAATCACTAGATTGCCATAGCTGCCTCTGCTGCCAGCAAAGGAAACCCTTCCTGCATCAGCAGCTGTAATAGAGGTTCCCATAGGAGCTGCAATGTCAATTCCCTCATGTCGTCTTCCCCACCTCATTCCAAAGCCCGAGGTAATCCTACCTCTAGTAGGTCTAGCGAAGGTTCCTGTAGCTACTGTAGCTGGTCTAGTCTTTGTTCCCTCAGCAATTACTCTTGTGGTTGGTTCTGATAAGACCTTCTCCTGTAAAATTTCTCTATCGGCTAAAACTCCATTTTCTTTAATAAGGTAACCTTTTATTTCTCTTTTACCCTCTACCCCTTGGACAGTAATTCTTTTGTCTCCCTTATAGAGGGAGTCGGTTTTTACTGTTTCTGTATCAAAAGGAATGGCTTCTACTAATTCCACATATTCCTTTGTGGTTACAGTGATATAGGGCTTTGGTACAACTAGGCTAAGCCTTTGACCAATCTGCAATCGCTCTACGTTTATACCAGGATTTGCCGCAGCAATATCCTCCACCCTTAAGTCATAATTCCGTGCTATAACCCAAGCACTTTCTCCAGAAGCTACTTCATGGATTTTTTCTTCATCTGTACCCTTTGTAAGTAATTGAATTACTTCTTCTCTATCCTTAATATCTTGGATATCAGAAGCAACTTCTTCCAATGTTATGTTTTCCCTAAAGTCAACACTCTCATAATCTTTTTCTTCATCGGTAAAAGGATTTTTTATTTCTTCTAATAAGCTGTTGGCTATTGCTTCATCCCTTACTACAGCCACCTCTTCCCCATCTACAAAGATGGCAACGGCTTTTACCTTCATATCCAACTGCATTTTTATATTTTCAATAATCATTTTAGATGATGTTATAGCTTCTTTTTTTGCTTTTGTCTCCACTATATTTATATTTTCAGGAACAACAAATTCGTGTCCATACAATGCTTTAACTTCTTCTTTTACTTCTTCAATGGCTTTAGTAAAGTCCTCTTCACTTCTTACAACCGCTAGAACTTTGTCCTCCAGCTGCACCTCATAGGCCCGTAGTGATTTGTTAATGCTGACGTTCAATATCAGTGTGAAAATAATAACTAATAGTCCTATTGCTGTATAGGTAGCAACCCTGTTGTGTTTTTTCTGTCTAACTAGGAGCTTTATTTGACTTACAGCTTCCCTGTAAACCTTTAGTGCTCTTTCGTATCCTTCCATCTCGAGTTCTCCTCTCGTTGGGTATGTACTCTATTCTTTAGAGTATCTCTATTGTTTATTTAAAGTTTATTTATATTGTTGTAATAGTTTTGTAACATATTCTTTACTATTATATAATATTTTTTCCTCACTATACAACCCCAAACTTATGTTTTTCTAAGTTTTTCTATATTATTGTATCCTTTTTTAAAAAATATTATTAATTTCTTGCGTTCAACCACTGATTAAATAGATGTTTTAAATCTTTTTCTGTGTTTTTCTCACAAATTTTATAAAAATCCTCTGTTGTGGCATTTTTAAATTTGAATACTTCAAAATACTCCCTTAAGCTTTTTATAAAAGCCTCCTCCCCCATATAGGCTCTTAATTCTTCAATAAACATGGCCCCCTTGCTATACACTATACTACTATACTGCCAAGAGCTATCAAACTCCCTTAGACTTCTTAATATTCCCTCTCCCCTATCCGGTTCAAAATCAATATAGTTTTCATATTGTGCCTTTATCATTTTCTCAAATATTTGCTCCTTAATATGGGGTCCATATTTTTTTTCAAAATACATTAGGGTGCTATATTCTGTTAAGGCTTCGTCTAGCCAAGGTTCCTTTATTTCATTATTTCCTACAATTCCATACCACCACTGATGAGCAATCTCATGGGCTACTACATACTCTAGAGGAAAATCCTCTTCAATTTCATAGAGATCCTGACTTATCATAACCACATTGGGATATTCCATTCCTCCTATAAAAAAATCACAGGCTACAACCGATAGTTGTTGATAGGGATATGCTCCAAAAAGACTGTTAAAAACCTTTACAGCGTCTATACCATATTGTAATGCCTCTTCTCCCCTTAGTCCATCAATGGAATAGGAAAAAACTTTTGTGTTTCCCACTGACGCCTCTTGGATCTTAAAATTTTTGCTTAATATCATAACAAAGTTTCTTACAAGCTCTGCTTCTATTTCATAGATATTTTTCCCTTTTTTTTCATGAACCTTTACTATATTACCTGTGGTAGCCATTTTATACTGTTGTGGCAGAATTACAGTAACATCATACTTTCCCACCTCACTATAAAAGGGATCTCCTATTGCATAGTAGGGTTCCAAGTTCCATCCCTTTTCATCATAGACCGCCATGATGGGAAACCAGTTGGTAATGTTTATAGTATTATCACCATATCCCATTCTTCCTACAGTATTTGGCAGCTTTACTTGAAAGTCCATAGACAACTGGAGAGTCTCTCCAGGCCCTAAGGGCTTAGGGGGTGTTACCCTTAAGATCGTATCCGCCTTACCCATAATTTTGTACTCTACAGACCGCCTCCCCTCCTTTATATCTTCTATTTCTATATATCCAGGATCAAAGCCATTAGGGTACGCTCTCTCCATTTCTTTTTTTTCAAAGGGCGCTTCTTCTTTTCTTCTAAAGGCATTAGGATATAGATGAAGATAAATATTGTTTAAATCCTTTGCTTCTTGATTAGTATAAACAATTTTTTGACTTGCCTTTATGGTCATGTTTTCTTCTAGAAATTCTACAGTGATGTTATACTGGGTTAGATAGTCGATTCCATCATAAGGCTTGAGAACCTTTTCCGCTTCCCTAAAATCCCACGCATAGTGAAGGGATATAGTAATAAATAGGACGCTAAAAACAATCAACAGCAGCTTAAACTTTTTTTGACTTTTCACTTTTTCACCTCCATCTTCCTATGGCTATTAAAATTTTATTTAATATTCTGGATTTTATTACAAAATTTCATCAATAAAGGCAATAATTGTAAATAGTAAAATTCCATTAATAGCTTATTGTAGAATTGATACTATCCCCTTCAATAAATATGATATAATATTTTTATGAACAAAAAGATTTGGAGTGATCATTATGGGTTTTATAAAAACCACAACATCTATGGATTTAGGGGATACCCCCATCGAGAATATATTTATTGATGTATATATGCCTATAGCTAACGGAACCTTTGTAAAGGTTTACTTATTAGGCTATAAATATGCCTGCGATACAGAAATTAATAAATCACCAAATAATATTACCCTTGCTAAAAACTTAAATAT
Above is a window of Natronincola ferrireducens DNA encoding:
- a CDS encoding ATP-binding protein, producing MFKGIRFKFITIYFLLVFMAMVIIGVFIIQQFEQYHLDVVRGNLTQIAGSVMTTLEEIDWQNNKEEIQKNISPYEKMGMEIYVIEKNNDFTIISSTNLSYWNQNAMYILDSDLILSGFHGEIKEKDIVSSQENQRSSKNMIFPLYDEHSRITGAVYLRQNLEDIYRTLDQSKSILTRATMLALFITFVLGYFVAKSITGPINDVTIKAEKMARGDFDQVVEVKSDDEIGQLASMFNYLTARLRTVLQEISNEKKKMDTIINNMADGLIATTAEGKIIHANPIALRMLKLQGETLTNKTFDDVFSSLNKKLTLGFFEEKKKWYGNEIIDVEGNVKLRAKYAPILRENGDLEGIVVLLQDVTEYEKLENMRKEFVANVSHELRTPLTTIKSYTESLLDGVLEDKGLATDWLNVINSETDRMTRLVQELLQLSKLDYKKSKWNKAEIDINEIVKNSILKLEVSAKNKKQQLEYIGAEEAIFVLVDKDRMEQVVLNILSNAIKYTGESGKIKIKVHQENNHAEVIIQDNGIGIPSQHLPRIFERFYRVDKARSREMGGTGLGLSIAKQIIEAHDGEIEIFSGEESRGTRVTISIPLVKRELAYD
- the yycF gene encoding response regulator YycF, whose protein sequence is METRILIVEDEKPISDILKFNLEKEGYKVELAYDGEEALSKVSQGNPDLILLDVMLPKLDGFQVCRKIREASTIPILMLTAKEEEVDKVLGLEMGADDYITKPFGMRELLARVKANLRRMNTPVGDKKASIITSGGLVIDFNKYEVKKENTVIELTSREFELLKFLAVQTEQVFSREQLLKEVWGYEYYGDIRTVDVTIRRLREKVEEDASSPKYILTKRGVGYYFRRA
- a CDS encoding peptidase MA family metallohydrolase, producing MKTKEILLKVFMVVSFLSIIGFAAYRMYPSSTIATLRPMLRGMENTIVSYRVGNYDFITTEHFIICYDDGIDQEIVDLVAKTAEDKYRTVEEVFQYKTEEKILVVLYDDPRALMRNTMLRQGPVPMGVYYGDSIHLLNPVHWVKDLEEIDRIFYSQGPFLHELVHLFTDHVAKGNFPLWFTEGISLYFEYMVDEYEWGKDAVFEDEEYTLDILTKEFHQLDDYLAYTQSFRIIRDFVDIHGIEALLNILRDLGEGKDIKEFIHLF
- a CDS encoding S8 family peptidase, with protein sequence MFGYSSVVEDLVIEKLLSSNGEHIPVIITGDGCQCDDLEKCVQDLGGVVKHKLPLINAVAAYIPPVGVRSVARERAVSKVLFDDMVFKLMDIASVTVAADYANEHGLTGKGVTVAVVDSGVYPHSDLTTPTNRIIGFVDFVNKKNTPYDDDGHGTHVAGIVAGNGFASTGKYMGIAPDANIVGVKVLNKDGGGSISDVIAGVQWVVDNKNRYNIKVMTMSLGTKAKSSYREDPLCKAVDSAAAQGITVVVAAGNSGPDTSTINSPAISPNIIAVGACNDRTASNPKNCKIADFSSRGPTPDGIHKPDILAPGVDINSLSNKDNGYRSLSGTSMATPIVAGCAALLYENNPRLTPQETKNLMIKNSVGLGYGPDVEGSGLIDIKRMIDTTNPTPQPRPPQQNPENKNQGSKNFFSIFDGWLWVMVIVLLILII
- a CDS encoding M23 family metallopeptidase encodes the protein MEGYERALKVYREAVSQIKLLVRQKKHNRVATYTAIGLLVIIFTLILNVSINKSLRAYEVQLEDKVLAVVRSEEDFTKAIEEVKEEVKALYGHEFVVPENINIVETKAKKEAITSSKMIIENIKMQLDMKVKAVAIFVDGEEVAVVRDEAIANSLLEEIKNPFTDEEKDYESVDFRENITLEEVASDIQDIKDREEVIQLLTKGTDEEKIHEVASGESAWVIARNYDLRVEDIAAANPGINVERLQIGQRLSLVVPKPYITVTTKEYVELVEAIPFDTETVKTDSLYKGDKRITVQGVEGKREIKGYLIKENGVLADREILQEKVLSEPTTRVIAEGTKTRPATVATGTFARPTRGRITSGFGMRWGRRHEGIDIAAPMGTSITAADAGRVSFAGSRGSYGNLVIINHENGYQTYYAHCSKLLVKTGDRVFKGQEIAKVGNTGRSTGPHLHFEVRRNGSPINPLQFVSY
- a CDS encoding M1 family metallopeptidase → MKSQKKFKLLLIVFSVLFITISLHYAWDFREAEKVLKPYDGIDYLTQYNITVEFLEENMTIKASQKIVYTNQEAKDLNNIYLHLYPNAFRRKEEAPFEKKEMERAYPNGFDPGYIEIEDIKEGRRSVEYKIMGKADTILRVTPPKPLGPGETLQLSMDFQVKLPNTVGRMGYGDNTINITNWFPIMAVYDEKGWNLEPYYAIGDPFYSEVGKYDVTVILPQQYKMATTGNIVKVHEKKGKNIYEIEAELVRNFVMILSKNFKIQEASVGNTKVFSYSIDGLRGEEALQYGIDAVKVFNSLFGAYPYQQLSVVACDFFIGGMEYPNVVMISQDLYEIEEDFPLEYVVAHEIAHQWWYGIVGNNEIKEPWLDEALTEYSTLMYFEKKYGPHIKEQIFEKMIKAQYENYIDFEPDRGEGILRSLREFDSSWQYSSIVYSKGAMFIEELRAYMGEEAFIKSLREYFEVFKFKNATTEDFYKICEKNTEKDLKHLFNQWLNARN